One segment of Yersinia kristensenii DNA contains the following:
- the rraA gene encoding ribonuclease E activity regulator RraA — MKYDTSELCDIYHEEVNVVEPLFSNFGGRTSFGGKITTVKCFEDNGLLFDLLEENGLGRVLVVDGGGSVRRALINAELADLALKNEWEGIVVYGAVRQVDDLAELDIGIQAMAAIPVGAADEGIGESDIRVNFGGVTFFSGDHLYADNTGIILSEEPLDIE, encoded by the coding sequence ATGAAATATGATACTTCCGAACTCTGTGACATCTATCATGAAGAGGTCAATGTGGTAGAACCCCTGTTCTCCAATTTTGGCGGACGCACTTCATTTGGTGGCAAGATTACTACTGTAAAATGTTTCGAAGATAACGGCTTGTTGTTTGACCTACTGGAAGAAAATGGTCTTGGCCGTGTGTTAGTTGTCGATGGCGGTGGCTCAGTACGCCGTGCATTAATCAACGCCGAACTTGCTGATTTAGCATTAAAAAATGAGTGGGAAGGTATTGTTGTTTATGGTGCCGTGCGCCAGGTAGATGATTTGGCGGAATTGGATATTGGTATCCAGGCGATGGCAGCGATTCCAGTCGGTGCTGCAGATGAAGGGATTGGTGAGAGTGATATCCGCGTTAACTTTGGCGGTGTGACATTCTTCTCCGGTGACCACTTGTACGCCGACAACACCGGGATCATCTTGTCAGAAGAACCTTTGGATATTGAATAA
- a CDS encoding 1,4-dihydroxy-2-naphthoate polyprenyltransferase has protein sequence MSLSTNTSQTQAWLESLRPRTLPLAFASIVTGSALAVWLDSFKPAVALLALLTAGLLQILSNLANDYGDAIKGSDTEERIGPLRGMQKGMITRQQMKVALIITVSLTVISGIALIAVACEKPSDILGFLLLGLMAIVAAITYTVGSKPYGYMGLGDISVLVFFGWLSVAGTYYLQAGHFDSIVMLPATACGLLATAVLNINNLRDIENDRANGKNTLAVRLGPVVARYYHALLIAAAIFCLALFNILYLHNWAGWLFILAVPLLVKHALFVLREPTAAGMRPMLEHMVKAALLTNILFAIGLVLS, from the coding sequence ATGAGCCTATCAACTAATACCAGCCAGACCCAGGCTTGGCTGGAAAGCCTGCGGCCAAGAACACTGCCACTGGCCTTTGCCTCTATCGTTACCGGTTCAGCGTTGGCTGTCTGGCTCGATAGTTTTAAGCCCGCTGTCGCCTTGCTCGCCTTATTAACCGCTGGCCTACTGCAAATTTTGTCCAATCTCGCCAATGATTATGGCGATGCTATCAAGGGCAGTGATACCGAAGAACGTATCGGGCCATTGCGCGGCATGCAAAAAGGGATGATTACGCGTCAGCAAATGAAGGTTGCGCTGATAATCACTGTTAGCCTGACCGTCATTTCGGGTATCGCGCTCATTGCCGTGGCCTGCGAAAAACCCAGCGACATTTTAGGTTTTTTACTGCTGGGGCTGATGGCCATTGTAGCTGCAATTACCTACACTGTGGGTAGCAAACCCTATGGTTATATGGGGTTGGGTGATATTTCAGTGTTGGTTTTCTTCGGCTGGCTGAGTGTCGCCGGGACTTACTATCTTCAAGCCGGGCACTTTGACAGTATCGTTATGCTACCCGCCACCGCCTGTGGTTTACTGGCGACAGCCGTTTTAAATATTAATAATTTGCGTGATATCGAAAATGATAGAGCCAATGGCAAAAACACACTGGCAGTGCGTTTAGGCCCGGTGGTTGCTCGTTATTATCATGCCCTGCTGATCGCGGCAGCTATCTTCTGTCTGGCATTATTCAATATTCTGTATCTGCATAATTGGGCGGGTTGGCTCTTTATTCTGGCGGTTCCCTTGCTGGTCAAGCACGCGCTATTTGTGCTGCGTGAACCCACCGCAGCGGGTATGCGCCCTATGCTCGAGCATATGGTCAAAGCTGCGTTGCTGACCAATATTCTGTTTGCTATCGGCCTGGTGCTCAGTTAA
- the hslU gene encoding HslU--HslV peptidase ATPase subunit codes for MSEMTPREIVSELDSYIIGQDKAKRAVAIALRNRWRRMQLNEELRHEVTPKNILMIGPTGVGKTEIARRLAKLANAPFIKVEATKFTEVGYVGKEVDSIIRDLTDAAVKMVRHQSIEKMRYRAEELAEERILDVLIPPAKNNWGQPDETQEPSATRQAFRKKLREGQLDDKEIEIDLAASPVGVEIMAPPGMEEMTNQLQSMFQNIAGQKQKPRKIKIKEAFKLLIEEEGAKLVNPEELKQQAIDAVEQHGIVFIDEIDKICKRGQTSGPDVSREGVQRDLLPLVEGCTVSTKHGMVKTDHILFIASGAFQVSSPSDLIPELQGRLPIRVELQALTTDDFERILTEPSASLTEQYKALMATEGVTVEFTREGIRKIAEAAWQVNERTENIGARRLHTVLERLMEDISYDASESNGQSITIDAAYVGKHLDELVADEDLSRFIL; via the coding sequence ATGTCTGAAATGACTCCCCGCGAGATTGTCAGCGAACTTGATAGCTATATCATCGGCCAAGATAAAGCTAAACGTGCAGTGGCCATTGCCCTGCGTAACCGCTGGCGTCGGATGCAGCTTAACGAAGAGCTGCGCCACGAAGTTACTCCTAAAAATATTCTGATGATCGGCCCGACCGGTGTGGGTAAAACAGAAATTGCCCGCCGCCTGGCAAAATTAGCCAACGCGCCGTTTATCAAAGTAGAAGCCACCAAGTTCACCGAAGTTGGCTATGTTGGTAAAGAAGTGGATTCTATTATCCGCGATCTAACCGATGCAGCAGTGAAAATGGTTCGTCATCAATCCATTGAGAAAATGCGTTATCGGGCGGAAGAATTAGCCGAAGAACGTATTCTGGATGTGCTGATCCCACCGGCCAAGAATAACTGGGGCCAACCGGACGAAACCCAAGAGCCATCCGCGACTCGTCAGGCTTTCCGCAAAAAGCTGCGCGAAGGTCAACTTGACGACAAAGAGATTGAAATCGATCTGGCAGCATCACCGGTCGGTGTTGAAATTATGGCTCCTCCGGGTATGGAAGAGATGACTAACCAGCTGCAATCGATGTTCCAGAACATTGCTGGTCAGAAACAAAAACCGCGTAAAATCAAAATCAAAGAAGCATTTAAACTGCTGATTGAGGAAGAAGGCGCGAAGTTAGTCAATCCGGAAGAGCTGAAACAGCAGGCGATTGATGCGGTTGAGCAACACGGCATCGTGTTCATCGACGAAATCGATAAAATCTGTAAACGTGGCCAGACTTCAGGCCCGGATGTGTCCCGTGAGGGGGTACAGCGTGACTTGCTGCCATTAGTTGAAGGCTGCACTGTATCAACCAAACACGGCATGGTGAAAACAGACCATATCCTGTTTATTGCCTCCGGTGCATTCCAGGTCTCCAGCCCATCCGATCTTATCCCGGAATTGCAAGGTCGCTTGCCAATCCGTGTAGAATTGCAGGCGCTGACCACCGATGATTTTGAGCGCATCTTGACTGAGCCGAGTGCTTCGTTGACTGAACAGTACAAAGCACTGATGGCAACTGAAGGGGTGACGGTTGAGTTTACCCGTGAAGGTATTCGCAAAATCGCGGAAGCGGCATGGCAGGTTAATGAGCGCACCGAGAATATTGGCGCACGTCGCTTGCATACCGTGTTGGAACGTCTGATGGAAGATATCTCTTATGACGCAAGCGAAAGTAATGGTCAGTCCATCACTATTGACGCGGCATATGTGGGTAAACATCTGGATGAACTGGTAGCTGATGAAGATTTGAGTCGTTTTATCCTATAA
- the hslV gene encoding ATP-dependent protease subunit HslV — MTTIVSVRRNGHVVIGGDGQVTLGNTVMKGNAKKVRRLYHDNVIAGFAGGTADAFTLFELFERKLEMHQGHLTKAAVELAKDWRTDRMLRKLEALLAVADKTASLIITGNGDVVQPEDDLIAIGSGGPYAQSAARALLENTELGARDIVEKSLSIAGDICIYTNRFQTIEELTYETLSTHKA; from the coding sequence GTGACAACAATTGTAAGTGTACGCCGTAATGGTCATGTAGTTATCGGTGGTGATGGCCAGGTCACTCTGGGCAATACCGTAATGAAAGGCAACGCCAAGAAAGTACGCCGCCTTTATCACGATAACGTCATTGCAGGTTTTGCTGGCGGTACTGCCGACGCCTTTACGCTATTTGAGCTATTTGAGCGAAAACTGGAGATGCACCAGGGCCACCTGACTAAAGCGGCGGTTGAATTAGCCAAAGATTGGCGCACTGACCGCATGTTACGCAAACTCGAGGCGCTGTTGGCTGTCGCGGATAAAACCGCATCACTCATCATCACCGGTAATGGCGATGTGGTTCAGCCTGAAGATGACCTGATTGCTATCGGTTCCGGCGGGCCTTATGCCCAGTCTGCCGCGCGCGCACTGCTAGAAAATACTGAATTGGGTGCGCGGGATATCGTGGAAAAATCACTGAGCATTGCGGGGGATATTTGTATCTACACCAACCGCTTCCAAACCATTGAAGAATTAACGTACGAAACGTTATCAACACATAAAGCGTAA
- the ftsN gene encoding cell division protein FtsN: MAQRDYVSRGRSGARRKSTSRKKRSAPAVSKTVMALAVALLVVFVGGLYFITHNKPGELPLLPSHDPRTGNGLPPKPEERWRYIKELENRQIGVPTPTEPSAGGEVNSKTQLTNEQRQLLEQMQADMRQQPTQLSEVPYNEGMQVPRSAVTIKPPVTNMQQPLTPPRQTVAPVPAPQTQVQPPVTTPPRTQQLVTPVAPAVTPPKPEKEKEKAQRWMVQCGSFKAADQAESIRAQLAFEGIESRITAGGGWNRVVLGPYSTKAAADKALQRLKGAGQSGCIPLAVGG; encoded by the coding sequence GTGGCACAAAGAGATTATGTAAGCCGAGGGCGCTCAGGAGCGCGGCGCAAAAGCACCAGCCGGAAAAAACGCAGTGCTCCAGCAGTATCCAAAACCGTGATGGCACTGGCCGTCGCGCTATTAGTGGTATTTGTTGGTGGCCTTTATTTCATCACCCACAATAAGCCGGGCGAGCTTCCGTTACTGCCCAGCCATGATCCGCGTACCGGCAATGGCTTGCCGCCGAAACCCGAAGAACGCTGGCGTTATATTAAAGAGCTGGAAAACCGTCAGATTGGCGTCCCAACACCTACAGAGCCCTCTGCTGGTGGCGAAGTCAATTCTAAAACGCAACTGACCAATGAGCAGCGCCAATTGCTTGAGCAGATGCAGGCGGATATGCGGCAGCAGCCAACCCAGCTGTCAGAGGTGCCGTATAATGAAGGGATGCAGGTGCCACGCTCCGCTGTGACCATCAAACCCCCGGTCACCAATATGCAGCAGCCATTAACGCCACCACGTCAGACGGTTGCGCCAGTGCCAGCACCGCAGACACAAGTGCAGCCACCGGTCACGACACCACCGCGCACTCAGCAACTGGTGACTCCAGTCGCGCCAGCAGTGACACCGCCGAAACCGGAAAAAGAGAAAGAAAAAGCGCAACGCTGGATGGTGCAATGTGGTTCATTTAAAGCCGCAGATCAGGCGGAATCTATTCGCGCCCAATTGGCGTTCGAAGGGATAGAAAGCCGCATTACCGCCGGTGGTGGCTGGAATCGCGTGGTACTCGGCCCTTACAGCACTAAGGCTGCGGCAGATAAAGCCTTACAGCGTTTGAAAGGTGCGGGCCAATCAGGATGCATCCCCCTCGCAGTTGGGGGTTGA
- the cytR gene encoding DNA-binding transcriptional regulator CytR codes for MEHKKEFTMATMKDVAEMAGVSTATVSRALMNPEKVSTMTRQKVEQAVLAVGYSPHALSRNIKRNESRTILVIVPDISDPFFADIIQGIEHAAAQQGYLILIGDCAQQPQQERSFVNLIITKQIDGMLLLGSNLPFDASKEEQRNLPPMVMANEFAPELELPTVHIDNLTAAYEAVEYLIRLGHQRIACVAGPENFPLCQYRLQGYIQALRRNGIEVDSNYIIRGDFSYEAGVDTFIKLMDLPEPPTAIFCHNDVMAIGAMWQAKKMGLRIPQDVSVVGFDDLKLSQYCDPPLTTVAQPRYEIGRQAMLLLLEQLQGHPVQSGSRLLNTELIVRESTAAPKR; via the coding sequence TTGGAACATAAGAAAGAATTCACGATGGCCACCATGAAGGACGTTGCCGAAATGGCCGGTGTTTCAACTGCGACGGTATCGCGCGCATTGATGAATCCGGAAAAGGTTTCAACAATGACTCGGCAAAAAGTGGAGCAAGCTGTTCTGGCTGTCGGTTATTCTCCCCATGCTTTATCTCGCAATATCAAACGTAACGAATCGCGCACTATTCTGGTTATTGTACCGGATATCAGCGACCCCTTTTTTGCTGACATCATCCAAGGCATTGAACATGCCGCTGCCCAACAAGGCTATCTGATATTAATTGGTGATTGCGCACAACAACCCCAGCAAGAGCGTAGCTTCGTTAACCTGATTATCACCAAGCAGATTGATGGCATGTTGTTGCTAGGCTCCAATCTACCTTTCGATGCCAGCAAGGAAGAACAACGTAATTTACCGCCGATGGTGATGGCAAATGAGTTTGCACCCGAGTTAGAACTGCCCACCGTCCATATTGATAACCTTACCGCGGCCTATGAAGCGGTAGAATATCTGATTAGATTGGGTCACCAGCGCATTGCCTGTGTTGCGGGGCCTGAAAACTTTCCGCTATGCCAATATCGACTACAAGGCTATATCCAGGCGCTACGCCGTAATGGTATCGAGGTCGACAGCAACTATATTATACGCGGTGATTTTAGCTATGAAGCGGGTGTTGATACCTTTATCAAGCTGATGGACCTGCCAGAACCCCCTACCGCAATATTCTGTCACAATGATGTCATGGCGATAGGCGCGATGTGGCAAGCGAAGAAAATGGGCCTGCGCATCCCGCAGGATGTCTCTGTCGTCGGCTTCGACGACTTAAAATTGTCACAGTATTGCGATCCCCCCTTGACCACCGTGGCACAACCACGTTATGAAATTGGTCGGCAAGCCATGTTACTATTACTCGAACAGTTACAAGGGCATCCAGTACAGAGTGGCTCCCGCTTGTTAAATACCGAATTAATTGTCAGGGAAAGTACTGCTGCGCCTAAACGCTAG
- the priA gene encoding primosomal protein N', with protein sequence MPVVQVALPVPLTRTFDYRLDSAMACPVVGARVSVPFGKRNAIGIVVGISDTSAFPLDQLKAIDAVLDNDSLFPPSLWRILCWATEYYHYPIGEVLFHALPILLRQGKPAKSAPLWQWFATEQGRATPPESLKRAPKQQQALAALLQKPVYRHQVNEMALTESALQTLRSKGLIDLRAQEVAATDWRNGFSVLGERLRLNTEQATAVGAIRSEDTQFAAWLLAGVTGSGKTEVYLSVLENILAQGRQALVLVPEIGLTPQTIARFRERFNAPVEVLHSGLNDSERLSVWLRARNGEAAIVIGTRSALFTPFSRLGVIIIDEEHDSSYKQQEGWRYHARDLAVFRAREEGIPIVMGTATPALETLHNVQMGKYRQLTLSKRAGNAKPAVQHLLDLKGLPLKVGLSQPLLKRMKAHLQADNQVILFLNRRGYAPALLCHECGWIAECQRCDHYYTLHQNHRQLRCHHCDSQRPVPQQCPKCGSTHMVSVGVGTEQLENELAPLFPDTPITRIDRDTTSRKGSLEQHLADVHQGGARILIGTQMLAKGHHFPDVTLVALLDVDGALFSADFRSAERFAQLYTQVSGRAGRAGKQGEVILQTHHPEHPLLQILLQQGYDAFAKQALAERKSVFLPPYTSHIIVRSEDHDNQQSALFLQQLRNLLEASPLKDEALWIMGPVPALQAKRSGRFRWQLLLQHPSRQFLQRLIKTSQPLINTLPQARKVKWTLDVDPIDS encoded by the coding sequence ATGCCCGTTGTTCAAGTGGCGTTACCCGTACCGCTAACTCGCACTTTCGATTACCGCCTCGACAGCGCTATGGCCTGCCCGGTAGTCGGGGCCCGCGTCAGTGTGCCATTTGGTAAACGTAATGCCATTGGGATCGTGGTGGGCATCAGTGATACCAGCGCATTCCCCCTTGATCAACTCAAAGCCATTGATGCGGTTTTGGACAATGACAGCTTATTCCCACCTAGCTTGTGGCGTATTCTGTGTTGGGCAACGGAGTATTATCATTATCCGATAGGCGAAGTGCTGTTCCACGCGTTGCCCATTTTATTGCGCCAGGGAAAACCCGCGAAATCCGCACCCTTGTGGCAATGGTTTGCCACCGAACAGGGCCGCGCCACGCCGCCAGAAAGCTTAAAACGTGCTCCGAAGCAACAACAGGCCCTAGCTGCGTTATTACAAAAACCGGTTTATCGCCATCAAGTTAATGAAATGGCGTTAACTGAAAGCGCGTTGCAAACATTACGGAGCAAAGGGTTGATTGACTTGCGGGCGCAAGAAGTGGCGGCCACAGACTGGCGCAACGGCTTTTCGGTGTTGGGCGAACGCCTGCGGCTCAATACCGAGCAAGCCACTGCCGTCGGGGCTATTCGTAGTGAAGATACCCAGTTTGCCGCCTGGTTGCTGGCGGGGGTGACCGGCTCCGGTAAAACCGAAGTTTATCTCAGTGTGTTGGAAAATATTCTGGCGCAGGGTCGTCAGGCCCTGGTTTTAGTCCCTGAAATTGGCCTAACCCCGCAGACCATTGCCCGTTTTCGCGAGCGTTTTAATGCGCCGGTTGAGGTGCTCCATTCCGGTTTAAACGACAGCGAGCGCTTATCGGTCTGGCTACGAGCGCGTAACGGCGAAGCCGCGATTGTGATTGGGACTCGCTCTGCGTTGTTTACCCCATTCTCTCGGCTGGGCGTTATCATTATTGATGAAGAGCACGACAGCTCCTATAAACAGCAGGAAGGTTGGCGCTACCACGCCCGAGATTTAGCGGTGTTCCGCGCCCGTGAAGAAGGCATTCCTATTGTGATGGGGACGGCAACTCCTGCGCTGGAAACCTTACATAATGTGCAAATGGGTAAATATCGCCAGCTAACACTGTCAAAACGGGCGGGTAATGCCAAGCCAGCGGTGCAGCACTTACTGGATCTCAAGGGGCTGCCATTAAAAGTTGGCCTTTCTCAGCCGCTGCTAAAACGCATGAAAGCCCATTTGCAGGCTGACAACCAAGTGATTTTGTTTCTCAACCGCCGCGGTTATGCACCCGCGCTACTGTGCCATGAGTGTGGTTGGATTGCAGAATGCCAACGCTGTGACCACTATTACACCCTGCATCAGAATCACCGCCAATTGCGCTGCCATCATTGCGACAGCCAGCGCCCAGTGCCGCAACAATGTCCTAAATGCGGCTCGACCCATATGGTCTCGGTAGGTGTCGGTACCGAACAGTTGGAAAACGAATTAGCGCCTTTATTCCCAGACACCCCAATCACCCGCATTGACCGCGATACCACCAGCCGAAAAGGCTCGCTGGAGCAGCACCTGGCGGATGTGCATCAAGGAGGAGCGCGGATATTGATTGGTACCCAAATGTTAGCGAAAGGTCACCACTTCCCTGATGTCACTCTGGTGGCATTGCTGGATGTCGATGGCGCGCTGTTCTCGGCAGATTTCCGTTCTGCCGAGCGCTTTGCGCAGCTTTACACCCAAGTATCAGGCCGCGCAGGCCGCGCGGGTAAGCAAGGCGAAGTCATTTTACAAACTCACCACCCTGAGCATCCGCTGCTGCAAATTCTGCTGCAACAAGGCTACGATGCCTTTGCCAAACAAGCATTGGCGGAGCGAAAAAGTGTATTTTTACCCCCCTATACCAGTCATATCATTGTGCGTAGTGAAGACCACGATAACCAACAATCAGCGCTGTTTTTGCAACAATTACGCAATTTGTTGGAAGCCAGCCCACTGAAAGACGAGGCATTATGGATTATGGGGCCGGTTCCGGCATTGCAGGCTAAGCGCAGCGGGCGCTTCCGCTGGCAATTACTGTTGCAGCACCCTTCACGACAATTCTTGCAACGGCTGATTAAAACCTCTCAGCCACTTATCAATACTTTGCCGCAAGCACGGAAAGTGAAGTGGACATTGGATGTTGACCCAATAGACAGCTAA
- the rpmE gene encoding 50S ribosomal protein L31, whose product MKKGIHPKYDLVTASCSCGNVIKINSTVGHDLNLDVCGECHPFYTGKQRDVATGGRVDRFNKRFSVPGTTKA is encoded by the coding sequence ATGAAAAAAGGTATCCACCCTAAATACGATTTAGTTACTGCTTCTTGCTCTTGCGGTAACGTTATCAAGATCAACTCAACTGTTGGTCATGACCTGAATCTGGACGTGTGCGGCGAATGCCACCCGTTCTACACTGGCAAGCAGCGTGATGTTGCGACCGGTGGCCGTGTTGACCGCTTTAACAAGCGTTTCAGCGTGCCGGGTACTACCAAAGCGTAA
- the metJ gene encoding met regulon transcriptional regulator MetJ, translating into MAEWNGEYVSPYAEHGKKSEQVKKITVSIPLKVLKILTDERTRRQVNNLRHATNSELLCEAFLHAFTGQPLPNDEDLRKERSDEIPEAAKILMRELGVDPDTWEY; encoded by the coding sequence ATGGCTGAGTGGAACGGCGAGTATGTCAGCCCTTACGCTGAACACGGTAAGAAAAGCGAACAGGTCAAAAAAATCACGGTGTCCATTCCGCTGAAGGTGTTAAAAATCCTCACCGATGAACGGACCCGCCGTCAGGTGAACAACCTGCGCCACGCCACCAACAGTGAATTGTTGTGTGAGGCTTTTTTGCATGCATTTACCGGTCAGCCGCTGCCGAATGACGAAGATCTGCGTAAAGAGCGCAGTGATGAAATCCCGGAAGCCGCGAAGATTTTAATGCGTGAGTTGGGTGTTGATCCCGATACTTGGGAATATTGA